A region from the Azospirillum thiophilum genome encodes:
- a CDS encoding (2Fe-2S)-binding protein yields the protein MFRRLPEIETAAKTAAETVAFTIDGRAASARTGDSVAAALLANGVVTCRNTPVSGAARGPYCMMGVCFDCLVTIDGTGNRQGCQVRVSPGMAVETQNGKREVER from the coding sequence ATGTTTCGCAGGCTGCCTGAGATCGAGACCGCCGCCAAGACCGCTGCTGAAACGGTCGCCTTCACCATCGACGGCCGAGCCGCCAGCGCCCGGACTGGCGACAGCGTCGCCGCCGCCCTGCTGGCCAACGGCGTCGTCACCTGCCGCAACACCCCGGTCAGCGGCGCGGCGCGCGGCCCCTACTGCATGATGGGCGTGTGCTTCGACTGCCTCGTCACCATCGACGGCACCGGCAACCGCCAGGGCTGCCAGGTGCGGGTATCCCCCGGCATGGCGGTCGAGACCCAGAACGGCAAGCGCGAGGTTGAGCGATGA
- a CDS encoding LysR family transcriptional regulator, with translation MINPRQIEAFRAVMLTGGITAAAELLNISQPAVSRLISDLQYALKLTLFERRGPRIAPTSEAISLYQVVDRAFVGLDLIEQTARDLTSRRSGTLRVAAMPALGVGFLPRYVARFLTERPRVDIALRGSTSPIILDWVATGQCELGFAHTPIEHAAVLTEKIHGLPAVAILPPGHPLAAKDVLGPKDFEGESFISTTPPTLLRYRIDTIFADHDVRRVMRVETQLTMNACAMVAAGHGMSIVDPFTAQDYVPHGLVVRPFAPRIGFDIAILRSAQVPLSMIAEDFLAGFLEETTRFRDSLGGPAGEGRNGLQVVRSTEL, from the coding sequence ATGATCAATCCGCGCCAGATCGAAGCCTTCCGTGCCGTCATGCTGACCGGCGGCATCACCGCGGCGGCGGAGTTGCTGAACATTTCGCAGCCGGCGGTCAGCCGCCTGATCAGCGACCTGCAATATGCGCTGAAGCTGACGCTGTTCGAGCGGCGCGGTCCCCGCATCGCCCCGACCAGCGAGGCGATCTCGCTCTATCAGGTGGTCGACCGTGCCTTCGTCGGGCTGGACCTGATCGAGCAGACGGCGCGCGACCTGACCTCCCGGCGCAGCGGAACCCTGCGGGTGGCGGCGATGCCGGCGCTGGGCGTCGGGTTCCTGCCGCGCTATGTCGCGCGCTTCCTGACCGAACGGCCACGGGTCGACATCGCGCTGCGCGGCAGCACCTCGCCCATCATCCTGGACTGGGTGGCGACCGGCCAGTGCGAGCTGGGATTCGCCCATACGCCCATCGAGCATGCCGCGGTGCTGACCGAGAAGATCCACGGGCTTCCCGCCGTCGCCATCCTGCCGCCCGGCCATCCGCTGGCGGCCAAGGATGTGCTGGGGCCAAAGGATTTCGAAGGCGAGAGCTTCATCTCGACCACCCCGCCGACGCTGTTGCGCTATCGCATCGACACCATCTTCGCCGATCATGACGTGAGGCGGGTGATGCGGGTCGAGACCCAGCTGACCATGAACGCCTGCGCCATGGTGGCAGCCGGCCATGGCATGTCGATCGTCGATCCCTTCACCGCCCAGGACTATGTCCCGCATGGGCTGGTCGTTCGTCCGTTCGCGCCCCGCATCGGTTTCGACATCGCCATCCTGCGCTCCGCCCAGGTGCCGCTGTCGATGATCGCCGAGGATTTCCTGGCCGGCTTCCTGGAGGAGACGACACGCTTCCGCGACAGCCTGGGAGGACCGGCCGGCGAAGGCCGGAACGGCTTGCAAGTGGTTCGGAGCACGGAATTATAA
- a CDS encoding ABC transporter substrate-binding protein yields MTMRSVMCGLMATAALWCGMAAVQTAAAQEKTLYVAAYGGSFEQTMRKEIIPAFEKANGVKVEYVAGNSTDNLAKLQAQKGNQQIDVVILDDGPMYQAVALNFCADLEKAPVYDQLYDLAKMPSGKAINFGAVGTGILYNKAYFDENKIPAPTSWKDIEDPRFKKKLAIPPINNSYGLHALVMMARLNGGGETNIDPGFKEFKDKINPNVLAYEPSPGKMTELFQSNQAVIAVWGSGRAKALADTGFPATFVYPKEGGIVLGSAACQIAGSKNAAEAQKFIQHMLGAEAQTALAVSAGFGPVNKTVELPVEKQAGIPYGPEQVGKLLVVDWDTINKNREVWNKRWTREIER; encoded by the coding sequence ATGACGATGCGCTCCGTGATGTGCGGGTTGATGGCGACGGCAGCCCTGTGGTGCGGCATGGCCGCGGTCCAGACGGCGGCGGCCCAGGAAAAGACGCTCTACGTCGCTGCCTATGGCGGTTCCTTCGAGCAGACCATGCGCAAGGAAATCATCCCGGCCTTCGAGAAGGCGAACGGGGTGAAGGTCGAGTATGTGGCCGGCAACTCCACCGACAATCTCGCCAAGCTGCAGGCCCAGAAGGGCAACCAGCAGATCGATGTCGTCATTCTCGACGACGGGCCGATGTACCAGGCGGTGGCGCTGAACTTCTGCGCCGACCTGGAGAAGGCGCCTGTCTACGACCAGCTCTACGATCTGGCGAAGATGCCGTCGGGCAAGGCGATCAACTTCGGTGCGGTCGGCACCGGTATCCTCTACAACAAGGCGTATTTCGACGAGAACAAGATCCCGGCTCCGACCTCCTGGAAGGACATCGAGGATCCGCGCTTCAAGAAGAAGCTTGCGATCCCGCCGATCAACAACAGCTACGGCCTGCACGCGCTGGTGATGATGGCCCGCCTGAACGGCGGCGGCGAGACCAACATCGATCCGGGCTTCAAGGAATTCAAGGACAAGATCAACCCGAACGTGCTGGCCTACGAGCCGTCGCCCGGCAAGATGACCGAGCTGTTCCAGAGCAACCAGGCGGTGATCGCGGTCTGGGGTTCGGGCCGGGCCAAGGCGTTGGCCGACACCGGCTTCCCCGCCACCTTCGTCTATCCCAAGGAAGGCGGCATCGTGCTCGGCTCCGCCGCCTGCCAGATCGCCGGCAGCAAGAATGCGGCCGAGGCGCAGAAGTTCATCCAGCACATGCTCGGTGCCGAGGCGCAGACCGCGCTGGCCGTCAGCGCCGGCTTCGGCCCGGTGAACAAGACGGTGGAGCTGCCCGTCGAGAAACAGGCCGGCATTCCCTATGGCCCGGAGCAGGTCGGCAAGCTGCTGGTGGTGGACTGGGACACCATCAACAAGAACCGCGAAGTGTGGAACAAGCGCTGGACCCGCGAGATCGAGCGCTGA
- a CDS encoding ABC transporter ATP-binding protein: MAYLVLDQLTKRFGTWTAVDHVSLTVEKGELVSLLGPSGCGKTTTLQMIAGFLDADGGRVTLDGQDLLAKKPNERGLGIVFQSYALFPHMTAAENVGFGLEMRKVGRADRDRMVADALKLVGLEQYGDRHPRRMSGGQQQRVALARALVIKPSLLLLDEPLSNLDAKMREEMQIELRRIQRTVGTTMILVTHDQSEAMALSDRVVVLNKGRIQQVATPQEAYDRPANAFVANFLGRTNLLPGMVGSGAAGTVITIADSVWPVSQPVPPGPGALAVRPEKVGFVGEGGLGGTVLARVFQGTQWLFEIETAAGRMMVIRQHDGSPLPAERDRVMVGWRADDMAVMPADPEAASAAREAA; this comes from the coding sequence ATGGCTTATCTGGTTCTCGACCAACTGACCAAGCGTTTCGGCACCTGGACGGCGGTCGATCATGTCTCGCTGACGGTGGAGAAGGGCGAACTGGTTTCGCTGCTGGGGCCGTCGGGCTGCGGCAAGACCACCACCTTGCAGATGATCGCCGGCTTTCTCGACGCCGATGGCGGGCGGGTGACGCTGGACGGCCAGGATCTGCTGGCCAAGAAGCCGAACGAGCGCGGGCTCGGCATCGTGTTCCAGAGCTATGCGCTGTTCCCGCACATGACCGCGGCGGAGAATGTCGGCTTCGGGTTGGAGATGCGCAAGGTCGGCCGGGCCGACCGCGACCGCATGGTCGCCGATGCGCTGAAGCTGGTCGGGCTGGAACAATATGGCGACCGCCATCCCCGCCGCATGTCGGGCGGCCAGCAGCAGCGCGTGGCGCTGGCCCGTGCGCTGGTGATCAAGCCGAGCCTGCTGCTGCTGGACGAACCGCTGTCGAACCTGGACGCCAAGATGCGCGAGGAGATGCAGATCGAGCTGCGCCGCATCCAGCGCACCGTCGGCACCACCATGATCCTGGTCACCCACGACCAGTCGGAGGCGATGGCGCTGTCCGACCGCGTCGTCGTCTTGAACAAGGGCCGCATCCAGCAGGTCGCCACCCCGCAGGAGGCCTACGACCGTCCGGCCAACGCCTTCGTCGCCAATTTCCTCGGTCGAACCAACCTGCTGCCCGGCATGGTCGGCAGTGGGGCGGCCGGCACGGTCATCACCATCGCCGACAGCGTCTGGCCGGTGTCGCAGCCGGTGCCGCCCGGTCCGGGGGCGCTCGCCGTCCGGCCGGAGAAGGTCGGCTTCGTCGGCGAGGGCGGCCTCGGCGGCACCGTGCTCGCCCGCGTCTTCCAGGGCACCCAATGGCTGTTCGAGATCGAGACTGCGGCCGGCCGCATGATGGTGATCCGCCAGCATGACGGCTCGCCCCTGCCGGCCGAACGCGACCGGGTCATGGTCGGCTGGCGGGCGGACGACATGGCGGTGATGCCCGCCGATCCGGAGGCGGCCTCCGCCGCCCGGGAGGCAGCATGA
- a CDS encoding NAD(P)/FAD-dependent oxidoreductase: protein MTEPSRGGEYDVAVIGGGLVGSALAWGLARSGRKVAMLDEGDIAVRPSRGNFALVWVQGKGLGMPEYAGWTKQSSDLWGGFADLLREQTGIDVAFRRSGGFMPMLSEEDLQARANTLMRLHNQPDMIRYPYEVMDRETLRKELPFIGPDVVGGTYCPLDGHCNSLRLLRTLHKGIGMLGVAYLPNHRVERIDHRDGGFRMATAGGEIRAGKVVLAAGHDSLRLAPMVGLSAPVRPQRGHVIVTEKTAPFLHHPTGYVRQTDEGGVMIGDSFEEAGLDTTLQPGVSSAIAERAIRFFPLLGKLNVVRSWAALRVLTPDGFPIYEESATAPGAFVVTCHSGVTLAANHALTLAPLIAAGDLGDRFAPFSARRFHVSQAA, encoded by the coding sequence ATGACTGAGCCCAGTCGGGGCGGAGAGTATGACGTCGCCGTGATCGGCGGCGGGCTGGTCGGGTCGGCGCTGGCCTGGGGTCTCGCCCGGTCGGGCCGGAAGGTCGCGATGCTGGACGAGGGCGATATCGCCGTGCGGCCGTCGCGCGGCAACTTCGCCCTGGTCTGGGTGCAGGGCAAGGGGCTGGGGATGCCGGAATATGCCGGCTGGACCAAGCAGTCCTCCGACCTGTGGGGCGGCTTCGCCGACCTGCTGCGCGAGCAGACCGGCATCGACGTCGCCTTCCGGCGGTCCGGCGGTTTCATGCCGATGCTGTCGGAAGAGGATCTGCAGGCCCGCGCCAACACCCTGATGCGGCTGCACAACCAGCCCGACATGATCCGCTACCCCTACGAGGTGATGGACCGCGAGACGCTGCGCAAGGAACTGCCCTTCATCGGACCCGACGTGGTCGGCGGCACCTATTGCCCGCTCGACGGCCATTGCAACTCGCTGCGGCTGCTGCGGACGCTGCACAAGGGCATCGGCATGCTGGGCGTGGCATATCTCCCGAACCATCGGGTGGAGCGCATCGACCACCGCGACGGCGGCTTCCGCATGGCGACCGCCGGCGGAGAAATCCGCGCCGGCAAGGTGGTGCTGGCCGCCGGCCACGACAGCTTGCGGCTGGCGCCGATGGTCGGGCTGTCGGCCCCCGTCCGCCCGCAGCGCGGCCATGTCATCGTGACCGAGAAGACCGCCCCCTTCCTGCACCATCCCACGGGCTATGTCCGCCAGACCGACGAGGGCGGGGTGATGATCGGCGACAGCTTCGAGGAGGCCGGCCTAGACACGACGTTGCAACCAGGCGTGTCGTCCGCCATCGCAGAGCGCGCCATCCGCTTCTTCCCGCTGCTGGGCAAGCTGAACGTGGTGCGGAGCTGGGCGGCGCTGCGCGTCCTGACGCCGGACGGCTTCCCGATCTACGAGGAATCGGCGACGGCGCCCGGCGCCTTCGTCGTGACCTGCCACAGCGGCGTGACCCTCGCCGCCAACCATGCGCTGACGCTGGCGCCGCTGATCGCGGCCGGCGACCTCGGCGACCGCTTTGCGCCCTTCAGCGCCCGGAGGTTCCATGTTTCGCAGGCTGCCTGA